One Carettochelys insculpta isolate YL-2023 chromosome 1, ASM3395843v1, whole genome shotgun sequence genomic window, caaataattgTGAGATTTGGAAGTAGAAGGATAAATTAATCATGCACATACGACATTCACGGTTCTTTGACTTTAAAGGCACCTCCCTCACCACAGGATAAATTGTGCATAAAGAAAGACAAACAGTTTTAAAGATGTTTTCCATTTAGAGTCATAAGAGGCAACAGAAGTGCAGTAGGATCATGGAGTGAGAGCAATATCTTTTATCAGATTTCATGATTATGCAAGAAATACCTAAGAATTAGTAACTCTGTAAACCAACCAACATATTGCTCAATTTCTTATGTAATTAGGTGTGGAGCAAATTAATtaacccttattttaaaaaatttagggAATGGGAGGTCTTTGGGAGTAAAATAAACTGACCCTGGCTGTAATGACTGCACCCAGTCTCCACACGTCATATATAAACGACCAAAAAGAAAAGTTAATCTGTTTTTTTGATGTGCCATACAGAAGACCTAGTGATCTGACTGTTCCAAGGAGGgcatattgctgccacacacccaTTAGGCAAAGACTCCCTTGAGCATCTGTACCATTACCATGCTAGTAATACAAAGCAAGTGGACACACAAACTATacatttcttttcacttctcTACCTGAGGCCTCCTCTTTCTGCAGACCTGGTTGCCCTGGGTGGGATTAGGATCCCAGTGTTGGAAGTTTACCTAAGAGTATAAGGTACTTGAGAATGAAGGCCCTACATAAAGCAAGCGATCAGTATTAATTTACTCTTCGTTATTTATCATTAATAATTATTATGAAAACTGTAGTTACCTCGATGTATGGTACGATTTTGCAGGAGAAATCTGCCAGGAGCCACTTTTTGGTGAGCTCCTGAAAGATCACCAGGGGCAGGCAGAAGAAGATGATGAGGAAGTCCCAGAAGGCCAGGTTGGCCAGCAGGGAGTTGGAGATGCTCCTCATGTAGTAGTTGTGGCACACGATGCACATCACTGCCATGTTGCCCATGATCCCGATGCCGAAGATGACCACAGACAGGCACATGACCGCATAGGCGCCGTAGGACTCCTCGGTCAGCGGGTAGAAGGGGTTCTTGAGCCGGGCCCGGCGGCTTGTCCCGTTGCTGCGGGCTCCAGCGCCCCGCTCCAGCCCCGCGCGGGAGGAGCCATTcaaaggcagcagctggggggaaTCCCTCTCCTCGCCGTGGCCCTGGGCTGTCGGAGCCGGGCTGGCCGGGGAGCCGCTGAGAGGCTTGGCCAGGTCGCTACTAGGGCTCCTGCTTCCTCCCTTGCCCCCGCCCTGCAGCTCGCCGGCTCCTCTCCTGCGCCGGGCAGGCGTCTCGAGGCTGCGCCTCGCACTCCTGCCATTTTCCTCCCCGTGCCCGGCAAGCGTCCGGGAAAGCGAGTATCCTCCAAGTCCCAGAGCGGCCGGCCGGCCCCTGCTCCCGGCATCAGGCTGCCCCCTAGGCTCCCCGGCGGGAACGCTGCTGCCGCTGCCCCTCACGGCGCCGCGGAGAGCAGCCAAACCCCGAGCCCAGTGCACAGGGGCAGCCTCTTCCTCCGCTGCGCGCGGGGCTGTGGCTTTGGCGCTGCCGGCGAGCGCCTTCGGCGAGGGACCCCCGGCATCGCTCTCGAAACTGAAGACACGGACGGGCCGGCGGCTCTGCTCTCTGGGGGGCGGCAGCTCGCGCTGGAGCGGCCCGGGGGCTGCCCGCCGCCAGCCTTCACTCCCCGCCAGCGCCGCTCCAGCGAAGGGGGCCTGCGGGGCAGCCACTTGGGCGAAGGGCGTCAAAGCCCCGAGGAGGGGCACGAGCAAGGCGAAGGGCGCGCGGCGGGGCTGCATGGCGGTGCGCTGCCCGCGCGCTGCGGGGCTCCCCCTTTATAAGGCGCCGCGGCCCGAGCTGGGAGTGTTGCGCGTTTGACCCATGTCGCTGCCGCTGACAACCCCCTACACCCGCCCCACGCCCGGCCCCAGCTGCGCAGGGCTGGCGAGCGCGAgagcggggctgggctggagcgcgGGCGCCGCGGAGCCTTTGCACTTCGCAAGTTGGAGTCCTTTCGCCAGCCGAGGGCGAGAGGAACCCGAGCGCGCCCAGGGGGCCAATGAGCTGCGGGCCGAGGCGGGATCGCGCCCCCGCCAGCACGTCGGGACGAGCCTCCAGAAGTTGCATCAACGTCTCCGAATGAGCGAAGCTGAGAGGCGGCCGCGCCTCCGTCAGGTCACGCCGCCCTGCCCGccgccagctgggggaagagttGCCCCGGCCCGGGTCTGGCGCCGCCCGTTCCCGTTCTCTGCCTGGTGTCCTTAGCCCGCCGCCCTGCCTCCATCGCGCGGGGAGGTCTCTGCGGAGCGgcgacccccgccccccgccgggtCATCGCGGACAGCGCCGCCCGCTCCCCAGCGCCTCGCAGGAAACAGGTGCCGCGCTGGGCGCTGTGCCAGGCTCGGGGCTTAGCGCTCCTCCTCGCGGGGCAGGGCTGACCCGCAAGGGGACATTAGCCCACGGCACGAGCAGCAGCCAAGCGGCTCCTCCCGCCGGCCCGCCCTGTCAGAGGGCAGCGGCAGCCCTGGGCGCCCCGCCAGCAACGTGTTGAGCAGCTGCGTCTCCTGCGCCGGGGCAGCGAGAGCCGCCGGCGCGGCCGCAGGGGGTGGGCGGAGGGGTGGAGTTGCCGGCGAGCTGGGTGGCGCCGCGCTCCCGCCGGGGCCAGCGGCTCAGCGCTCGCTCCCCGCTCCCGCCTGCCGCCTTCGCTCCCCTCTGTAGCCGCTTCCACTTGGGGGAGGGACGGGGCCCGCAGTGCGCAAGCGCCGCTCCGGGGGCCAAGCACGGCGGCTCTCCGCGCAGTCAGCTGCGCGCCGACAGGGGGCCAGGTGGCTGGTCTCTGCGGCGCTGGTCCCCACCCTCCTTCCCGGGGCAAGACGCTGCTCCCGCTAAACCCGGCTCGCGGGAGCTGCGTGAGACCTGCTGGCGCAGCCACCGCGCAGCCCGGGGCCCCGCTCCCACGCCCGCTGCCTTCTCTCGTGGTCCGGCTGAAATTCTCCAGCCCCCCACTGATCCCGGCTGCTCGTACTGAGCTGCCTTCCAGCGGCGCCCCACCCCCCAtctgctgcctgccccactgcttTTCCGAGGCCGCACTCCACGCCTCGCCCGAGCCTGCACCCTAGCGGCGCTGGACTGCTTGGCGTTCACGTGCGCAGCAGGGTGTGCGGGCAAGGCCTCCGGAAAGAgcgggggttggttggttggcttGTTTTTAATGGAGAGTTACTACCCCTGCAGTTGCAGCGTCGGACTACTTAGTAGTAGTGTGGAGAATTCCCTTAACAGCGTCCTCTGAGCACCACTATGAGGTAGGGAAGGGCATTcgtgtccccattttacagatggagaatggAGAGTCCAAGGAAGACTGGTAGATGAGTGAATTGAACTGGGGCACTGGAGTCACAGGCTCCCATGCCAAGTTCCAGAGCAATTTTTGTCAGTTTTTCCTCAGCCAGCACTGGAAAGTGGAGATGTCTGTTGGAGAAGGTGTGCATCCAAGTTAGCCAAGAAGGGCCCTACACGTCCAGGACACAGGCCCCTAATAACCACCCTCTTTTGTTGTTGTGGTCTCTCACCAgtgttccttttatttttccattctcaTGAAGAATTCAGTTTATCATGTGCACCAATGCGTATGCAGATGTGCTCTGCCATAGAAACACATTTTGCAAACTCTGGGCCCTCTGCTAGACAGcaattgaatctctcctgggtagccacccaaaTATTCAGCTTGTTGGGAACActgtccctccaccatccccAGGCTCCAACcccacttaagctgtgtctacacgtgcacgctacttcgaagtagcggcactaacttcgaaatagcgcccgtcgcggctacacgcatcgggcgctatttcgaa contains:
- the GPR37 gene encoding prosaposin receptor GPR37, coding for MQPRRAPFALLVPLLGALTPFAQVAAPQAPFAGAALAGSEGWRRAAPGPLQRELPPPREQSRRPVRVFSFESDAGGPSPKALAGSAKATAPRAAEEEAAPVHWARGLAALRGAVRGSGSSVPAGEPRGQPDAGSRGRPAALGLGGYSLSRTLAGHGEENGRSARRSLETPARRRRGAGELQGGGKGGSRSPSSDLAKPLSGSPASPAPTAQGHGEERDSPQLLPLNGSSRAGLERGAGARSNGTSRRARLKNPFYPLTEESYGAYAVMCLSVVIFGIGIMGNMAVMCIVCHNYYMRSISNSLLANLAFWDFLIIFFCLPLVIFQELTKKWLLADFSCKIVPYIEVASLGVTTFTLCALCIDRFRAATNVQMYYEMIENCTSTTAKLAVIWVGALLLALPEVVLRQLTKEDSAFSGSPPGERCVVKISTELPDTIYVLALTYDGARLWWYFGCYFCLPTLFTITCSLVTARKIRQAEKACTRGNKRQIQLESQMNCTVVALTILYGFCIIPENICNIVTAYMSTGVSRQTMDLLHLISQFLLFFKSCVTPVLLFCLCKPFSRAFMECCCCCCEECIQKSSTVTSDDNDNEYTTELELSPFSTIRREMSTFASVGTHC